A genomic segment from Candidatus Latescibacterota bacterium encodes:
- a CDS encoding HNH endonuclease translates to REKRREARAVKAAKVKKVKPAAEAVAKADRATKVRSVVEVAKVKPTTKVERVAKAPTKADPNSIAPAKDPEQPSRFIPQAVKDEIFRRDGNRCAYRSPDGRRCDSKWNLQVDHIIPFALGGSNSPENLQLLCRRHNQYKALKDFGKKKMCCNSGKK, encoded by the coding sequence ACGGGAGAAGCGGCGCGAGGCGAGGGCCGTGAAGGCTGCGAAAGTGAAGAAGGTGAAACCGGCAGCGGAGGCGGTAGCGAAGGCTGATAGAGCCACGAAAGTGAGGTCGGTAGTTGAGGTTGCAAAGGTGAAACCAACTACAAAGGTAGAGCGAGTGGCTAAGGCGCCCACAAAAGCAGACCCGAATTCTATAGCACCTGCGAAAGATCCAGAACAACCCTCCCGCTTCATACCTCAGGCCGTGAAAGACGAAATCTTCAGGAGAGATGGGAACAGATGTGCCTACAGGAGCCCGGACGGGAGAAGATGTGATTCGAAATGGAACCTGCAAGTCGATCATATCATCCCATTCGCACTTGGAGGGAGCAACTCGCCGGAGAATCTTCAGCTCCTGTGCAGACGGCACAACCAGTACAAGGCCTTGAAGGACTTTGGAAAGAAAAAGATGTGTTGTAATTCCGGGAAAAAGTAG
- the msrB gene encoding peptide-methionine (R)-S-oxide reductase MsrB encodes MAIVTEIREFEKFYEAEEYHQGYYKTCPMQYRMYRSGSGRDSFLSSIWKENKFDFSDETTGRDVEMTDRDVEMTDPAAETTDHVAAGSGRMEKPSDDILKRDLTPMQYRVTQACGTEPPFRNEFWDNKREGIYVDVITGEALFSSTAKFDSGSGWPSFTRSLEEGNIVEKKDESHDMVRIEVRSEHGDSHLGHVFEDGPQPSGRRYCINSAALRFIPMKALEKEGYGKYLYLFERSR; translated from the coding sequence ATGGCAATAGTGACCGAAATTCGAGAATTTGAGAAGTTTTATGAGGCAGAAGAATATCATCAGGGGTATTACAAGACCTGTCCCATGCAGTACCGGATGTACAGAAGTGGATCTGGAAGAGATAGTTTTCTCAGTTCAATATGGAAAGAAAATAAGTTCGACTTTTCCGATGAAACGACAGGTCGGGATGTTGAAATGACAGATCGGGATGTTGAAATGACAGATCCGGCTGCTGAAACGACAGATCATGTTGCGGCAGGGAGTGGTCGGATGGAGAAGCCTTCCGATGATATCCTGAAAAGGGACTTGACTCCGATGCAGTACAGGGTTACCCAGGCCTGTGGTACAGAACCACCCTTCAGGAACGAGTTCTGGGATAACAAACGCGAAGGAATATATGTGGATGTGATAACGGGCGAGGCGCTTTTCAGTTCTACAGCCAAGTTTGATTCGGGGTCAGGCTGGCCAAGTTTTACAAGGTCTCTTGAGGAAGGCAATATTGTCGAGAAAAAAGATGAAAGTCACGATATGGTGAGGATCGAAGTGCGGAGCGAACATGGAGATTCCCATCTTGGGCATGTATTCGAAGACGGCCCTCAGCCATCGGGCCGAAGGTATTGCATCAATTCAGCGGCCCTGCGATTTATACCTATGAAAGCCCTGGAGAAGGAAGGGTACGGGAAATATCTCTATCTTTTCGAGCGATCTCGATGA